One stretch of Cohnella algarum DNA includes these proteins:
- a CDS encoding LacI family DNA-binding transcriptional regulator, whose protein sequence is MSVNIRDVARAAGVSVATVSKVMNGYTTVNANTREKVLRIIEETQYQPNAAARSLVGQRSMTLGVFLTTGLSHPFFASVLSGIDEALKEKGYDLIYLAQASSHRDYSIVRHCRTRHVEGVIVFGFQRDERDFEELIGSGIPAVFLDMDIAGPRLAVITSDNVEAMRAAVRHLRELGHERIAFIGGLPESLVGMQRHEGYRLGLRDGGLPYRPEYAADGDFGRASGARAMRGLLALPEPPTAVVCGSDMSAFGALDAAAEAGLSVPVDLSVVGFDDIEAASVVRPALTTVRQDMPSMGRRAVELLDGMIRDADFRPPAREVLPTELIVRGTTGRPAKPGS, encoded by the coding sequence ATGTCGGTTAACATTCGCGATGTGGCAAGGGCGGCGGGCGTGTCGGTGGCGACGGTGTCCAAGGTGATGAACGGCTATACGACGGTCAACGCCAACACGAGAGAGAAAGTGCTGCGCATCATCGAAGAAACGCAATACCAGCCGAACGCGGCGGCGCGCTCGCTCGTCGGGCAGAGGTCGATGACGCTCGGCGTTTTTTTGACGACCGGGCTTTCGCATCCCTTTTTCGCCAGCGTGCTTAGCGGCATCGACGAGGCCCTGAAAGAGAAGGGGTACGATCTGATCTACCTCGCGCAAGCGTCCAGCCATCGGGACTACAGCATCGTCCGCCACTGCCGGACCCGCCACGTCGAGGGCGTGATCGTGTTCGGCTTTCAGCGCGACGAACGGGACTTCGAGGAACTGATCGGCTCGGGCATCCCGGCCGTGTTCCTCGACATGGACATCGCCGGCCCGCGCCTTGCGGTCATCACTTCCGACAATGTCGAAGCGATGCGGGCGGCGGTCCGCCACCTTCGCGAGCTCGGCCACGAGCGAATCGCCTTCATCGGCGGCCTGCCGGAATCGCTGGTCGGCATGCAGCGCCACGAAGGCTACCGGCTCGGCCTTCGCGACGGCGGCTTGCCGTACCGCCCGGAATACGCGGCGGACGGCGACTTCGGCCGCGCAAGCGGCGCCCGGGCGATGCGCGGCCTGCTCGCCCTGCCGGAGCCGCCGACGGCGGTCGTCTGCGGCTCCGACATGAGCGCGTTCGGCGCGCTCGACGCCGCCGCGGAGGCCGGGCTATCGGTGCCCGTCGATCTGTCCGTCGTCGGCTTCGACGACATCGAGGCGGCGAGCGTCGTCCGCCCCGCGCTCACGACGGTGCGGCAGGACATGCCGTCGATGGGCCGCCGGGCGGTCGAGCTGCTGGACGGCATGATCCGCGACGCGGACTTCCGCCCGCCGGCCCGGGAGGTGCTGCCGACCGAGCTGATCGTGCGCGGCACGACCGGTCGTCCGGCCAAGCCGGGCTCTTAA